The Streptomyces albofaciens JCM 4342 genome has a segment encoding these proteins:
- a CDS encoding response regulator, which yields MPGLSGRVLVVDDNKVIRQLIRVNLELEGFEVVTAADGAECLDIVHRVAPDVVTLDVVMPRLDGLQTAARLRADPRTRGIPLAIVSACTQAEVESGQAVGVDAFLAKPFEPMDLVRTVRRLMSCGRRDGAEGQAGGAGEGESAGAVGGDAGRPEGEVGGAGKGGDVEAEVDAEGGSEAAVRPAG from the coding sequence GTGCCTGGCTTGTCCGGCCGGGTCCTTGTCGTCGACGACAACAAGGTCATCCGGCAGTTGATCAGGGTCAACCTGGAGCTTGAGGGCTTCGAGGTCGTGACCGCGGCCGATGGTGCCGAGTGCCTGGACATCGTGCATCGGGTCGCTCCGGATGTGGTGACGCTCGATGTGGTGATGCCCCGGCTCGACGGGCTGCAGACGGCGGCCCGGTTGCGGGCCGACCCGCGGACGCGGGGGATACCCCTCGCCATCGTCAGTGCCTGTACGCAGGCGGAGGTGGAGAGCGGGCAGGCGGTCGGGGTGGACGCGTTTCTGGCCAAGCCGTTCGAGCCGATGGATCTTGTGCGTACGGTGCGGCGGCTCATGAGCTGTGGAAGGCGCGACGGAGCGGAGGGGCAGGCGGGGGGAGCGGGGGAAGGGGAGAGTGCGGGGGCGGTCGGGGGTGATGCCGGACGGCCTGAGGGGGAGGTTGGGGGAGCAGGGAAGGGTGGGGACGTCGAAGCGGAAGTGGATGCCGAGGGGGGATCGGAGGCTGCGGTGCGGCCTGCTGGGTGA